The Sphingosinicella flava genome includes the window GGGCATGATGGAGAAGACCTGTTTCTGCACCGGATCGCTGGGCGCCGGATTGAGTTTGAACTGCAGCCAGCTGGTGAAGCCGACCAGGATCGGCAGGATGCCGATGGCTATGACGGCGGGCGGCGTGAAGGGGAGCAGCCCGAATAGGTTGACCGGGGTCAGGGGGTCGGGCGCGGACAGATCCTTGATCCACAGCGCGAAGGGCTGGTGGCGCATTTCGACCGACAGCAGCAGCACCTTGTAGAGGGCGTAGAAGATCGGGATCTGGATCAGGATCGGCAGGCAGCCCGCCATCGGGTTCACCTTTTCCGCCTGATAGAGCTTCAGGATTTCCTGCTGCTGCTTCTGCTTGTCGTCCTTGTAACGCTCCTGGATCGCCTTCATCTTCGGCTGGACGACGCGCATCGCGGCCATGGAGGCGAATTGCTTCTGCGCGATCGGGAACATGATGAGGCGGACGAGCAAGGTCAGGCCCATGATCGCCACGCCGAAATTGCCGATCATCCGAAACAGCCAGTGGAGCACCGAATAGATCGGCCGCTCGAACCAGTAGAACCAGCCCCAGTCGATCGCCTTGTCGAAGTGACGGATGCCGAGATCTTTTTCGTAACGGTCGAGAAGGGCGACTTCCTTGGCGCCCGCGAATAGACGGCTTTCGTAGGATACGGCCTTTCCGGGCGCGACGATGCCGGGAGCGGTGGCGATATCCGCCTGGTAGCTATTGTTGCTGCCCGCACGGAACGCTGCCTCCACGCCCGCATCCTGCGGCGGCACGAGCGCGGTCAGCCAATATTTGTCGGTGAAGCCGAGCCAGCCGCCGTTCGAGGTGAAGCGCTGATCGCCTTCCTCGCGCAGGGTGCTGAAGTCGACGTCGTAATTGGCCTTGCCGCCGAACACGCCGATCGGGCCGGTGTGGATGGTCCAGCTGTCCGCATCCTTCGATTCCCCGACGCGGCTGATGAGGCCGTAGGGCTTCACCGCGACAGCGCCGCCGCTCCGGTTGGCGACATTCTGCTGCACGTCGAACAGATAGCCATCGTCGACAGACAGGCGGATTTGGAAGGTCTGGCCCTGCGTGTTTGACCAGCTGAGCGTGACAGGCGCGCCGGGCGCGAGGCGGTCGGCGCTCGCCGTCCAAAGGGTGTCGGGGCCGGGGAGGGCAAGGCCTTCGCCGGTCCAGCCGAAGCTCGCGAAATTCGCGTCGGGCGTTCCGGCGGGCGACAGGATCCGGATCGGCGCCGAATCGGACGCGAGCCGTTCGCCGTGCGTGACGAGAACCAGATCGTCGATCCGCGCGCCCTTCAAGTTGATCGAGCCTTGGAGGCGCGGCGTTTCGATGCGGATGCGCGGGGTTTCGCGGATCACGACATCC containing:
- the yidC gene encoding membrane protein insertase YidC; the protein is MNEQRNLIFAVILSALILFGWSFVAEHYFPTANEPSTKAADGKQAPAKTAAPTAGGAAAIRNRDVVIRETPRIRIETPRLQGSINLKGARIDDLVLVTHGERLASDSAPIRILSPAGTPDANFASFGWTGEGLALPGPDTLWTASADRLAPGAPVTLSWSNTQGQTFQIRLSVDDGYLFDVQQNVANRSGGAVAVKPYGLISRVGESKDADSWTIHTGPIGVFGGKANYDVDFSTLREEGDQRFTSNGGWLGFTDKYWLTALVPPQDAGVEAAFRAGSNNSYQADIATAPGIVAPGKAVSYESRLFAGAKEVALLDRYEKDLGIRHFDKAIDWGWFYWFERPIYSVLHWLFRMIGNFGVAIMGLTLLVRLIMFPIAQKQFASMAAMRVVQPKMKAIQERYKDDKQKQQQEILKLYQAEKVNPMAGCLPILIQIPIFYALYKVLLLSVEMRHQPFALWIKDLSAPDPLTPVNLFGLLPFTPPAVIAIGILPILVGFTSWLQFKLNPAPSDPVQKQVFSIMPWAFVFIMAPFAAGLQLYWVTNNVLTILQQKWLYSRHPGMKAAADAQ